A genomic region of Aureimonas populi contains the following coding sequences:
- the rplA gene encoding 50S ribosomal protein L1 → MAKIGKRIAKAREGIDREKLYDLSEAIGLLKERSTAKFDETIEVAMNLGVDPRHADQMVRGVVNLPNGTGRTVRVAVFARGDKAEEAKAAGADIVGAEDLVEQVQGGTIDFDRAIATPDMMGLVGRLGKVLGPRGLMPNPRVGTVTPDVTAAVKASKGGAVEFRVEKAGIVHAGVGKASFGTEALVENIKAFAEAVQKAKPSGAKGNYVQRVAVSSTMGPGLKLDPASVRSEA, encoded by the coding sequence ATGGCTAAGATTGGCAAGCGCATTGCGAAAGCCCGCGAGGGCATCGACCGCGAGAAGCTCTACGATCTGTCCGAGGCGATCGGTCTGCTGAAGGAGCGTTCCACCGCCAAGTTCGACGAGACCATCGAAGTCGCGATGAATCTGGGCGTCGACCCGCGTCATGCGGACCAGATGGTGCGCGGCGTGGTCAACCTGCCGAACGGTACGGGCCGCACGGTTCGCGTTGCCGTGTTCGCTCGTGGCGACAAAGCCGAGGAGGCCAAGGCCGCCGGCGCGGATATCGTCGGTGCCGAGGATCTGGTGGAGCAGGTGCAGGGCGGCACGATCGATTTCGACCGCGCTATCGCGACGCCGGACATGATGGGACTCGTCGGCCGTCTCGGCAAGGTGCTCGGCCCGCGCGGCCTGATGCCCAATCCGCGCGTCGGTACCGTCACGCCTGACGTGACTGCCGCCGTTAAGGCGTCGAAGGGCGGTGCGGTGGAGTTCCGCGTGGAGAAGGCTGGCATCGTGCATGCGGGCGTCGGCAAGGCGAGCTTCGGCACCGAGGCGTTGGTGGAGAATATCAAGGCCTTCGCCGAGGCTGTCCAGAAGGCCAAGCCGAGTGGCGCGAAGGGCAACTACGTCCAGCGCGTGGCCGTCTCCTCGACCATGGGGCCCGGCCTCAAGCTCGACCCCGCCTCGGTTCGTTCCGAGGCCTGA
- the rplJ gene encoding 50S ribosomal protein L10, which produces MDRAEKREFVTDLNETFKASGAIVVARYAGLTVAQMNDLRVKMRESGGTVKVAKNRLAKIALQGTDAEGISNLFEGQTLIAYSVDPVAAPKVANDFAKGNDKLVILGGAMGATALDAEGVKALASLPSLDELRGKLLGMIQTPATRIAAVTAAPAAQLARVFGAYAKKDEAA; this is translated from the coding sequence GTGGACAGAGCGGAAAAGCGCGAGTTCGTCACGGATCTGAACGAGACCTTCAAGGCCTCGGGCGCGATCGTGGTGGCCCGCTACGCCGGTCTCACCGTCGCGCAGATGAATGACCTTCGGGTCAAGATGCGCGAATCTGGTGGCACCGTCAAAGTCGCGAAGAACCGCCTCGCCAAAATCGCTCTTCAAGGCACCGACGCCGAAGGCATCTCGAACCTGTTCGAGGGCCAGACCCTGATCGCCTACTCGGTCGATCCGGTCGCGGCGCCGAAGGTGGCCAACGACTTCGCCAAGGGCAACGACAAGCTCGTGATCCTGGGCGGGGCGATGGGGGCCACCGCTCTAGACGCGGAAGGCGTGAAGGCTTTGGCCTCGCTGCCTTCGCTCGACGAACTGCGCGGCAAGCTTCTGGGCATGATCCAGACGCCGGCCACCCGCATCGCGGCCGTCACGGCCGCGCCGGCGGCGCAGCTCGCGCGCGTTTTCGGGGCGTATGCCAAGAAGGACGAGGCGGCGTGA
- the rplL gene encoding 50S ribosomal protein L7/L12 produces MADLAKIVEDLSSLTVLEAAELSKLLEEKWGVSAAAPVAVAAAGGAGAAAAAEEEKTEFDVILSDAGAQKINVIKEVRAITGLGLKEAKDLVDGAPKPVKEAVSKDEAAKIKDQLEKAGAKVEVK; encoded by the coding sequence ATGGCTGATCTCGCCAAGATCGTTGAAGACCTGTCGAGCCTGACCGTCCTCGAGGCGGCCGAGCTGTCGAAGCTCCTCGAAGAGAAGTGGGGCGTCTCCGCCGCCGCGCCGGTGGCCGTTGCCGCCGCTGGTGGCGCCGGTGCTGCCGCCGCCGCCGAGGAAGAGAAGACCGAGTTCGACGTCATCCTCTCGGATGCCGGCGCGCAGAAGATCAACGTCATCAAGGAAGTCCGTGCGATCACGGGCCTGGGCCTCAAGGAAGCCAAGGACCTTGTCGACGGCGCTCCGAAGCCGGTCAAGGAGGCTGTCTCCAAGGACGAGGCCGCCAAGATCAAGGACCAGCTCGAGAAGGCTGGCGCCAAGGTCGAGGTCAAGTAA
- the rpoB gene encoding DNA-directed RNA polymerase subunit beta → MSQVTTFSGRRRVRKFFGSIPEVAEMPNLIEVQKASYDQFLMVDEPEGGRADEGLQSVFRSVFPISDFAGHSMLEFVKYEFEAPKFDVDECRQRDLTFAAPLKVTLRLIVFDVDEDTGAKSIKDIKEQDVYMGDMPLMTSNGTFIVNGTERVIVSQMHRSPGVFFDHDKGKSHSSGKLLFAARVIPYRGSWLDIEFDAKDIVFARIDRRRKIPVTSLLMALGMDGEEILSTFYDIVMFEKDKNGWRVPFSVERVRGQSATADLIDADTGEVLVEAGKKVTARQARQMKEKGVKALRASEEDLYGNYLAEDIVDYATGEVYLEAGDEIDEKTLKVLIDAGHEQISVLDIDHVTVGAYIRNTLAADKNESRQDALFDIYRVMRPGEPPTMETAEAMFQSLFFDAERYDLSAVGRVKMNMRLDVSAEDTVRVLRKEDILAVVKTLVDLRDGKGEIDDIDNLGNRRVRSVGELMENQYRVGLLRMERAIKERMSSVEIDTVMPQDLINAKPAAAAVREFFGSSQLSQFMDQTNPLSEITHKRRLSALGPGGLTRERAGFEVRDVHPTHYGRICPIETPEGPNIGLINSLATFARVNKYGFIESPYRRVVDGKVTHDVVYLSAMEEAKHHVAQANAILKDDMTFEEELVVCRHSGDVFMTPRENVDLMDVSPKQLVSVAAALIPFLENDDANRALMGSNMQRQAVPLVRAEAPFVGTGMEPIVARDSGAAIGARRTGIVDQVDATRIVIRATEDLESGRSGVDIYRLMKFQRSNQNTCINQRPLVAVGDRVRKGDIIADGPSTDLGDLALGRNVLVAFMPWNGYNYEDSILLSERIVADDVFTSIHIEEFEVMARDTKLGPEEITRDIPNVSEEALKNLDEAGIVYIGAEVQPGDILVGKITPKGESPMTPEEKLLRAIFGEKASDVRDTSNRMPPGTYGTVVEVRVFNRHGVEKDERAMAIEREEIERLAKDRDDEQAILDRNVYGRLVEMLNGKAAIAGPKSFKKGAALSPEVMTEYPRSQWWMFAVEDEKLQGEIEALRSVYDESKKTLEQRFMDKVEKVQRGDELPPGVMKQVKVFVAVKRKIQPGDKMAGRHGNKGVVSRIVPVEDMPFNEDGTHVDIVLNPLGVPSRMNVGQILETHLGWACAGMGKKIGQMLEAYQQSLDVDPLRQEIAGLLGDSDRNEKVKDYDDESVLTLARQMKRGVSIATPVFDGAVEHDIVEMLEKAGLNGSGQVTLYDGRTGEAFDRQVTVGYIYMLKLHHLVDDKIHARSIGPYSLVTQQPLGGKAQFGGQRFGEMEVWALEAYGAAYTLQEMLTVKSDDVAGRTKVYESIVRGDDAFESGIPESFNVLVKEMRSLGLDVDLSNSVADLAASLEGLPDAAE, encoded by the coding sequence ATGTCTCAAGTGACGACGTTTAGCGGTCGCAGGCGGGTGCGCAAGTTCTTCGGGTCCATCCCCGAAGTGGCCGAAATGCCGAACCTGATCGAGGTCCAGAAGGCCTCCTATGACCAGTTCCTGATGGTCGACGAGCCGGAAGGCGGGCGTGCGGACGAGGGGCTTCAGTCCGTCTTCCGCTCCGTCTTCCCCATTTCCGATTTCGCGGGCCATTCGATGCTCGAATTCGTCAAGTACGAGTTCGAGGCGCCGAAGTTCGACGTCGATGAATGCCGGCAGCGCGACCTGACCTTCGCGGCGCCGCTGAAGGTGACGCTGCGCCTCATCGTGTTCGATGTCGACGAGGATACGGGCGCGAAGTCGATCAAGGACATCAAGGAGCAGGACGTCTACATGGGCGACATGCCGCTCATGACGTCCAACGGCACCTTCATCGTCAACGGCACCGAGCGCGTCATCGTCTCGCAGATGCACCGTTCGCCGGGCGTGTTCTTCGACCATGACAAGGGCAAGTCGCATTCCAGCGGCAAGCTGCTCTTCGCCGCGCGCGTGATCCCTTATCGCGGATCCTGGCTCGACATCGAGTTCGACGCCAAGGACATCGTGTTCGCGCGTATCGACCGCCGCCGCAAGATTCCGGTGACCTCGCTCCTGATGGCGCTGGGCATGGACGGCGAGGAGATTCTGTCGACCTTCTACGACATCGTGATGTTCGAGAAGGACAAGAATGGCTGGCGCGTGCCGTTCTCTGTGGAGCGCGTGCGCGGCCAGAGCGCGACGGCCGACCTGATCGACGCCGACACCGGCGAAGTGCTCGTCGAGGCGGGCAAGAAGGTCACCGCTCGCCAGGCCAGGCAGATGAAGGAGAAGGGCGTCAAGGCGCTTCGCGCGAGCGAGGAGGACCTTTACGGCAATTACCTGGCCGAGGACATCGTCGACTACGCGACGGGCGAGGTCTATCTCGAAGCAGGCGACGAGATCGACGAGAAGACGCTCAAGGTCCTGATCGACGCGGGACACGAGCAGATCTCGGTGCTCGACATCGACCACGTGACCGTGGGCGCTTATATCCGCAACACGCTGGCGGCCGACAAGAACGAAAGCCGGCAGGACGCGCTGTTCGACATTTACCGCGTGATGCGTCCGGGCGAGCCGCCCACGATGGAAACCGCCGAGGCGATGTTCCAGTCGCTCTTCTTCGACGCGGAGCGCTACGACCTCTCGGCCGTGGGCCGCGTGAAGATGAACATGCGCCTCGACGTCTCGGCCGAGGACACCGTTCGCGTGCTGCGCAAGGAGGACATCCTTGCGGTCGTCAAGACGCTGGTCGACCTGCGCGACGGCAAGGGTGAGATCGACGACATCGACAATCTCGGCAATCGCCGGGTGCGCTCGGTCGGCGAGCTGATGGAGAACCAGTACCGCGTCGGCCTTCTGCGCATGGAGCGGGCGATCAAGGAGCGCATGTCCTCCGTCGAGATCGACACGGTCATGCCGCAAGACCTGATCAACGCCAAGCCTGCCGCGGCGGCCGTGCGCGAGTTCTTCGGCTCCTCGCAGCTTTCGCAGTTCATGGACCAGACCAACCCGCTGTCGGAGATCACGCACAAGCGTCGTCTCTCGGCACTTGGCCCCGGCGGCCTGACGCGCGAGCGCGCCGGCTTCGAGGTGCGCGACGTGCACCCGACGCATTACGGCCGCATCTGCCCGATCGAGACGCCGGAAGGCCCCAATATCGGCCTGATCAACTCGCTCGCGACCTTCGCGCGCGTCAACAAGTATGGCTTCATCGAAAGTCCGTACCGCCGCGTTGTGGACGGCAAGGTCACGCACGATGTGGTCTATCTCTCCGCGATGGAGGAGGCCAAGCATCACGTCGCTCAGGCCAACGCCATCCTGAAGGACGACATGACCTTCGAGGAAGAGCTGGTCGTCTGCCGCCATTCGGGCGACGTCTTCATGACGCCGCGCGAGAATGTCGACCTGATGGACGTCTCGCCCAAGCAGCTCGTGTCGGTGGCCGCCGCGTTGATCCCGTTCCTGGAGAACGACGACGCGAACCGCGCACTCATGGGCTCGAACATGCAGCGCCAGGCCGTGCCGCTCGTTCGCGCCGAGGCGCCGTTCGTTGGCACGGGCATGGAGCCGATCGTGGCCCGTGACTCGGGCGCGGCCATCGGCGCGCGCCGCACCGGCATCGTTGATCAGGTGGATGCGACCCGTATCGTCATCCGTGCGACGGAGGATTTGGAATCCGGCCGCTCGGGCGTTGACATCTACCGGCTGATGAAGTTCCAGCGCTCCAACCAGAACACCTGCATCAACCAGCGTCCGCTGGTGGCGGTGGGCGACAGGGTGCGCAAGGGCGACATCATTGCCGATGGCCCGTCCACGGACCTCGGCGATCTGGCGCTCGGCCGCAACGTGCTCGTCGCGTTCATGCCGTGGAACGGCTACAACTACGAGGATTCGATCCTCTTGTCGGAGCGCATCGTCGCCGACGACGTCTTCACCTCGATCCATATCGAGGAGTTCGAGGTCATGGCGCGCGACACCAAGCTCGGCCCCGAGGAGATCACGCGCGACATCCCGAACGTTTCGGAAGAGGCGCTGAAGAACCTCGACGAGGCGGGCATCGTCTATATCGGCGCCGAGGTGCAGCCGGGCGACATCCTGGTCGGCAAGATCACGCCGAAGGGCGAAAGCCCGATGACGCCGGAGGAGAAACTCCTGCGCGCCATCTTCGGCGAGAAGGCCTCCGACGTTCGTGACACGTCCAACCGCATGCCTCCCGGCACTTACGGCACAGTCGTCGAAGTGCGCGTCTTCAACCGCCACGGCGTGGAGAAGGACGAGCGCGCGATGGCGATCGAGCGTGAGGAGATCGAGCGCCTCGCCAAGGACCGCGACGACGAGCAGGCGATCCTGGATCGCAACGTCTACGGTCGCCTCGTGGAGATGCTGAACGGCAAGGCGGCCATCGCCGGGCCGAAGAGCTTCAAGAAGGGCGCCGCGCTCTCGCCGGAGGTCATGACAGAGTATCCCCGCTCGCAGTGGTGGATGTTCGCGGTCGAGGACGAGAAGCTGCAGGGCGAGATCGAGGCGCTGCGGTCTGTCTATGACGAGTCCAAGAAGACGCTGGAGCAGCGCTTCATGGACAAGGTCGAGAAGGTGCAGCGCGGCGACGAACTGCCCCCCGGCGTCATGAAGCAGGTGAAGGTCTTCGTCGCCGTGAAGCGCAAGATTCAGCCGGGCGACAAGATGGCCGGCCGTCATGGCAACAAGGGCGTCGTTTCGCGGATCGTGCCGGTGGAGGACATGCCGTTCAACGAGGACGGTACGCATGTCGATATCGTGCTCAACCCGCTCGGCGTGCCTTCGCGCATGAATGTCGGTCAGATCCTCGAGACACATCTCGGCTGGGCCTGCGCGGGCATGGGCAAGAAGATCGGCCAGATGCTGGAGGCTTACCAGCAGTCTCTGGACGTGGACCCTCTGCGTCAGGAGATCGCCGGGCTTCTGGGCGACAGCGACCGCAACGAGAAGGTGAAGGACTACGACGACGAGAGCGTCCTGACCCTCGCACGGCAGATGAAGCGCGGCGTTTCCATTGCGACGCCGGTCTTCGACGGCGCCGTGGAGCACGACATCGTCGAGATGCTGGAGAAGGCGGGGCTCAACGGTTCCGGGCAGGTGACGCTATATGACGGGCGCACCGGCGAGGCCTTCGACCGCCAGGTGACGGTCGGCTACATCTACATGCTGAAGCTGCACCATCTGGTGGATGACAAGATCCACGCCCGCTCGATCGGCCCCTACTCGCTCGTCACCCAGCAGCCGCTGGGCGGCAAGGCGCAGTTCGGCGGCCAGCGCTTCGGCGAGATGGAGGTGTGGGCACTTGAGGCCTACGGCGCCGCCTACACGTTGCAGGAGATGCTGACGGTGAAGTCGGACGACGTGGCGGGCCGCACCAAGGTGTACGAGTCCATCGTGCGCGGCGACGACGCCTTCGAGTCTGGCATTCCCGAGAGCTTCAACGTTCTCGTGAAGGAAATGCGCTCGCTGGGCCTCGACGTGGACCTGTCCAACTCGGTGGCCGATCTGGCGGCTTCGCTGGAAGGCCTGCCGGACGCGGCCGAATAG
- the rpoC gene encoding DNA-directed RNA polymerase subunit beta': MNQEVMNLFNPQVQAQTFDSIRISLASPEKILSWSFGEIKKPETINYRTFKPERDGLFCARIFGPIKDYECLCGKYKRMKYKGIICEKCGVEVTLSRVRRERMGHIELAAPVAHIWFLKSLPSRIGTLLDMTLKDIERVLYFENYIVTEPGLTALKEHQLLTEEEYIIATEEYGEDSFTALIGAEAIQELLRSMDLEKIAGDLRSELATTTSELKTKKLMKRLKIVENFLESGNKPEWMIMSVVPVIPPDLRPLVPLDGGRFATSDLNDLYRRVINRNNRLKRLIELRAPGIIIRNEKRMLQEAVDALFDNGRRGRVITGANKRPLKSLSDMLKGKQGRFRQNLLGKRVDYSGRSVIVTGPELKLHQCGLPKKMALELFKPFIYARLDAKGYSSTVKQAKKLVEKERPEVWDILDEVIREHPVLLNRAPTLHRLGIQAFEPVLIEGKAIQLHPLVCTAFNADFDGDQMAVHVPLSIEAQLEARVLMMSTNNILHPANGAPIIVPSQDMVLGLYYLSIMNENEPGQGMAFSDIGEMEQALFTKSVTLHTKIKGRVRSIDENGNVTSKIYETTPGRMLIGQLLPKTHKISFDIANDLMTKKNISKMIDTVYRHCGQKDTVIFCDRIMQLGFRHACTAGISFGKDDMVIPDTKPKLIGETQALAKEYEQQYNDGLITQGEKYNKVVDAWAKCTDKIADEMMGRIKAVEFDAETGRQKPMNSIYMMSHSGARGSPTQMRQLAAMRGLMTKPSGEIIETPIISNFKEGLTVLEYFNSTHGARKGLADTALKTANSGYLTRRLVDVAQDCIITQTDCGTPNGLTMQPIVDAGQVVATLGQRILGRTALEDIVHPLTGDVLVEGGRTVEEKDVEIIEKAGVQSVKIRSALTCEVRTGICAVCYGRDLARGTPVNMGEAVGVIAAQSIGEPGTQLTMRTFHMGGTAQVVDSSFLEASYEGTVQIRNRNVVRDSEGRLVAMGRNMAILILDQAGKERASHRVTYGSRIFVDDGDQVRRGQRIAEWDPYTRPVLTEVEGTVEFEDLVEGLSVLEQADESTGITKRQVIDWRANPRGSDLKPAMVIRKDDGTIHKLARGSDARYLLSVDAILSVEPGSKVKAGDVLSRIPMESAKTKDITGGLPRVAELFEARRPKDNAVIAEIDGTIRFGRDYKNKRRIVIEPHGDGVEPVEYLIPKGKPFHLQEGDVIEKGDYILDGNPAPHDILAIRGVEALASYLVNEIQEVYRLQGVLINDKHIEVIVRQMLQKVEIVESGDSGYIPGDHVDRIELAELNEKLVDEGKKPASGNPVLLGITKASLQTPSFISAASFQETTRVLTEAAVAGKMDTLQGLKENVIVGRLIPAGTGGMMTQVRRIATSRDDLILDDRRKASNAADADRMLTSLNDAAE, encoded by the coding sequence ATGAATCAAGAGGTCATGAATCTCTTCAATCCTCAGGTGCAGGCTCAGACGTTCGATTCCATCCGGATTTCGCTCGCGAGCCCCGAGAAGATCCTTTCCTGGTCGTTCGGCGAGATCAAGAAGCCGGAGACGATCAACTACCGCACGTTCAAGCCCGAGCGTGACGGCCTCTTCTGCGCGCGCATTTTTGGTCCGATCAAGGACTACGAATGCCTGTGCGGCAAGTACAAGCGGATGAAGTACAAGGGCATCATCTGCGAAAAGTGCGGCGTGGAGGTCACGCTTTCTCGCGTTCGCCGCGAGCGTATGGGGCATATCGAACTGGCGGCGCCGGTGGCGCATATCTGGTTCCTGAAGTCGCTGCCCAGCCGCATCGGCACCCTGCTCGACATGACCCTCAAGGACATCGAGCGCGTTCTCTACTTCGAGAACTACATCGTGACCGAGCCCGGCCTCACCGCCCTGAAGGAGCACCAGCTCCTGACGGAGGAGGAGTACATCATCGCGACCGAGGAGTACGGTGAAGACAGCTTCACCGCGCTGATCGGCGCGGAGGCGATCCAGGAGCTGTTGCGCTCCATGGATCTGGAGAAGATCGCCGGCGACCTGCGGTCCGAGCTCGCGACGACGACGTCCGAGCTGAAGACCAAAAAGCTCATGAAGCGTCTCAAGATCGTCGAGAACTTCCTGGAGTCCGGCAACAAGCCGGAATGGATGATCATGAGCGTCGTTCCGGTGATCCCGCCGGACCTGCGCCCGCTCGTCCCGCTGGATGGGGGACGCTTCGCGACCTCGGACCTTAACGATCTCTATCGCCGCGTCATCAACCGCAACAACCGTCTCAAGCGGCTGATCGAGCTGCGCGCGCCGGGCATCATCATCCGCAATGAGAAGCGCATGCTTCAGGAGGCGGTGGACGCGCTGTTCGACAACGGGCGCCGCGGCCGCGTCATCACGGGCGCCAACAAGCGTCCTCTGAAGTCGCTCTCGGACATGCTCAAGGGCAAGCAGGGCCGCTTCCGCCAGAACCTGCTCGGCAAGCGCGTCGATTATTCCGGCCGTTCGGTCATCGTGACCGGCCCGGAATTGAAGCTTCACCAGTGCGGCCTGCCCAAGAAGATGGCGCTGGAGCTGTTCAAGCCGTTCATCTACGCGCGCCTGGATGCCAAGGGCTACTCGTCCACGGTCAAGCAGGCCAAGAAGCTGGTCGAGAAGGAGCGCCCGGAAGTCTGGGACATCCTCGACGAGGTTATCCGCGAGCATCCGGTTCTCCTGAACCGCGCGCCGACGCTTCACCGCCTCGGCATCCAGGCATTCGAGCCGGTGCTGATCGAGGGCAAGGCGATCCAGCTTCACCCGTTGGTCTGCACGGCCTTCAACGCGGACTTCGACGGCGACCAGATGGCGGTGCACGTGCCGTTGTCCATCGAGGCGCAGCTCGAAGCGCGCGTCCTGATGATGTCGACGAACAACATCCTGCATCCCGCGAACGGCGCGCCGATCATCGTGCCGTCGCAGGACATGGTGCTCGGGCTCTACTACCTCTCGATCATGAATGAGAACGAGCCGGGGCAGGGCATGGCCTTCTCGGATATCGGAGAGATGGAGCAGGCCCTCTTCACCAAGTCCGTGACGCTGCACACCAAGATCAAGGGCCGCGTCCGCTCGATCGACGAGAACGGCAACGTGACCTCGAAGATCTACGAGACGACGCCCGGCCGCATGCTCATCGGCCAGCTTCTGCCGAAGACGCACAAGATCTCCTTCGACATCGCCAACGATCTGATGACGAAGAAGAACATCTCGAAGATGATCGACACTGTCTACCGCCATTGCGGTCAGAAGGACACGGTGATCTTCTGCGACCGCATCATGCAGCTCGGCTTCCGCCACGCCTGCACCGCCGGCATCTCCTTCGGCAAAGATGACATGGTCATCCCTGACACCAAGCCGAAGCTGATCGGTGAGACGCAGGCGCTCGCTAAGGAATACGAGCAGCAGTACAATGATGGCCTGATCACCCAGGGCGAGAAGTACAACAAGGTGGTCGATGCCTGGGCCAAGTGCACGGACAAGATCGCCGACGAGATGATGGGCCGCATCAAGGCGGTCGAGTTCGACGCCGAGACCGGCCGTCAGAAGCCGATGAACTCGATCTACATGATGTCGCACTCCGGCGCGCGTGGCTCGCCCACTCAGATGCGCCAGCTCGCGGCAATGCGCGGCCTGATGACCAAGCCCTCTGGCGAGATCATCGAGACGCCGATCATCTCGAACTTCAAGGAAGGCCTGACCGTGCTGGAGTACTTCAACTCCACCCACGGTGCCCGCAAGGGTCTGGCCGACACGGCGCTGAAGACGGCCAACTCCGGCTATCTGACCCGCCGTCTGGTTGACGTGGCGCAGGACTGCATCATCACGCAGACTGATTGCGGCACCCCGAACGGCCTGACGATGCAGCCCATCGTTGATGCCGGCCAGGTCGTTGCCACGCTCGGCCAGCGCATCCTTGGCCGGACGGCGCTGGAGGACATCGTGCATCCGTTGACGGGTGATGTTCTCGTCGAGGGTGGTCGCACGGTCGAGGAGAAGGACGTCGAGATCATCGAGAAGGCTGGCGTGCAGTCGGTCAAGATTCGCTCGGCACTCACCTGCGAGGTGCGCACCGGCATCTGCGCCGTCTGCTACGGACGCGATCTGGCTCGTGGCACGCCCGTCAACATGGGCGAGGCCGTTGGCGTCATCGCGGCGCAGTCGATCGGCGAGCCGGGCACGCAGCTCACCATGCGCACGTTCCACATGGGCGGCACGGCGCAGGTGGTCGACAGCTCGTTCCTAGAAGCGTCCTATGAAGGCACGGTCCAGATTCGGAACCGCAACGTTGTGCGCGATTCTGAGGGCCGTCTTGTTGCCATGGGCCGCAACATGGCCATCCTGATCCTCGATCAGGCGGGCAAGGAGCGGGCTTCGCATCGCGTCACCTACGGCAGCCGCATCTTCGTCGACGATGGGGATCAGGTTCGTCGGGGGCAGCGTATCGCGGAGTGGGATCCCTACACGCGTCCGGTCCTGACGGAAGTCGAGGGCACGGTTGAGTTCGAGGATCTGGTCGAGGGCCTCTCGGTTCTGGAGCAGGCGGACGAGTCGACGGGTATCACCAAGCGCCAGGTCATCGATTGGCGCGCCAACCCGCGCGGCTCGGACCTCAAGCCGGCCATGGTCATCCGCAAGGACGACGGTACGATCCACAAGCTCGCGCGTGGTTCGGATGCCCGCTACCTCCTGTCGGTGGACGCCATCCTGTCCGTCGAGCCGGGTTCGAAGGTGAAGGCTGGCGACGTTCTTTCGCGTATTCCGATGGAAAGCGCGAAGACCAAGGACATCACCGGTGGTCTGCCGCGGGTCGCCGAACTCTTCGAGGCGCGTCGCCCCAAGGACAACGCGGTCATCGCCGAGATCGACGGCACCATCCGTTTCGGCCGCGACTACAAGAACAAGCGGCGGATCGTCATCGAGCCGCATGGGGACGGCGTGGAGCCGGTGGAGTACCTGATCCCGAAGGGCAAGCCGTTCCATCTTCAGGAAGGCGACGTCATCGAGAAGGGTGACTACATCCTGGATGGCAACCCCGCGCCGCATGACATCCTGGCCATCCGGGGCGTCGAAGCGCTGGCCTCGTATCTGGTGAACGAGATCCAGGAGGTCTATCGCCTCCAGGGCGTGCTTATCAACGACAAGCACATCGAGGTGATCGTCCGGCAGATGCTGCAGAAGGTCGAGATCGTGGAGTCCGGCGATTCCGGCTATATTCCGGGCGATCATGTCGACCGGATCGAGCTGGCGGAGCTGAACGAGAAGCTGGTGGACGAAGGCAAGAAGCCGGCGTCCGGCAACCCGGTTCTTCTGGGCATCACCAAGGCCTCGCTGCAGACCCCGTCCTTCATCTCGGCGGCCTCCTTCCAGGAGACCACGCGCGTCCTTACCGAGGCGGCAGTGGCCGGCAAGATGGATACGTTGCAGGGGCTGAAGGAGAACGTCATCGTCGGCCGTCTGATCCCGGCCGGTACGGGCGGAATGATGACGCAGGTCCGCCGCATCGCGACGAGCCGCGATGACCTGATCCTCGACGACCGCCGCAAGGCTTCCAACGCGGCCGACGCGGACCGTATGCTGACCTCGTTGAACGACGCGGCCGAGTAG
- the rpsL gene encoding 30S ribosomal protein S12, whose product MPTINQLIRKPRVRPTERNTVPALQANPQKRGVCTRVYTTTPKKPNSALRKVAKVRLVNGFEVIGYIPGEGHNLQEHSVVMIRGGRVKDLPGVRYHIIRGVLDTQGVKDRKQRRSKYGAKRPK is encoded by the coding sequence ATGCCGACCATCAACCAGTTGATCCGCAAGCCTCGCGTTCGTCCGACGGAGCGCAATACGGTTCCGGCTCTCCAGGCCAACCCGCAGAAGCGCGGTGTTTGCACACGCGTCTATACGACGACCCCGAAGAAGCCGAACTCGGCGCTCCGCAAGGTGGCCAAGGTTCGTCTCGTCAATGGCTTCGAGGTCATCGGCTATATCCCGGGTGAGGGGCATAATCTTCAGGAGCACTCCGTGGTGATGATCCGCGGCGGCCGCGTGAAGGACCTTCCGGGTGTGCGTTACCATATCATTCGCGGCGTGCTGGATACGCAGGGTGTCAAGGATCGCAAGCAGCGCCGTTCGAAGTACGGCGCCAAGCGTCCTAAGTAA
- the rpsG gene encoding 30S ribosomal protein S7, which produces MSRRHSAEKREINPDPKFGDLVVTKFMNAIMYDGKKSVAERIVYGAFDVMHDKSRQDAVAMFHQALDNVAPHVEVRSRRVGGATYQVPVDVRPERRQALAIRWLISAARNRNETTMVDRLSGELMDAANNRGSAVKKREDTHRMAEANRAFSHYRW; this is translated from the coding sequence ATGTCCCGTCGCCATTCTGCCGAAAAGCGTGAGATCAACCCGGACCCGAAGTTCGGCGATCTCGTCGTTACCAAGTTCATGAACGCCATCATGTACGATGGTAAGAAGTCGGTCGCCGAGCGTATCGTCTACGGCGCCTTCGATGTCATGCACGACAAGAGCCGCCAGGATGCGGTGGCGATGTTCCATCAGGCGCTCGACAACGTCGCTCCTCATGTTGAGGTCCGGTCGCGTCGCGTCGGCGGTGCGACCTATCAGGTCCCTGTCGACGTGCGTCCCGAGCGCCGCCAGGCTCTGGCGATCCGCTGGCTGATTTCGGCGGCTCGCAACCGGAATGAAACGACCATGGTCGATCGCCTTTCGGGTGAGCTCATGGACGCGGCGAACAACCGTGGTTCGGCCGTGAAGAAGCGCGAAGACACGCACCGCATGGCGGAAGCGAACCGCGCCTTCTCGCACTACCGCTGGTAA